From Chiloscyllium punctatum isolate Juve2018m chromosome 36, sChiPun1.3, whole genome shotgun sequence, the proteins below share one genomic window:
- the LOC140460463 gene encoding uncharacterized protein has translation MDLTESPELSPSEHHPLLNTEEDLSVDCGDELYICSECGLSFPQSSGLSQHNCSPIEGKPSDQDNHQHSQTRGRPFTCTVCGKGFTRPSHLQAHWRVHTEERPFNCPDCGKCFKSSAELMRHRRVHTGERPFRCSHCGIGFRQSSHLIKHKRVHTGEKPFTCSVCGKGFSHSFNLLTHQRVHTGERPFSCLKCGEVFTQSSSLIRHQQTHSRARPFTCSKCGKGFAQLTSLLKHQPVHTREKSFTCSECGKGFTWLSNLLKHQQVHALGTSLTCSKCGKGFNRASSLLLHQRGHTRERAFTCALCEKGFTRPSHLQAHLRVHTEERPFECQDCGTCFKSSGELMRHRRVHTDERPFKCPHCGLGFRQSSHLAKHQSVHTGEKPFTCSVCGKGFTRSCNLLRHQRVHTGERPFTCSKCGKSFTQSSSVMRHQRVHQ, from the coding sequence ATGGATCTGACAGAGTCGCCTGAGTTATCACCGTCCGAGCACCATCCTTTACTGAACACGGAAGAGGACCTTTCTGTTGACTGCGGCGACGAGCTGTACATCTGTTCTGAGTGTGGACTGAGCTTCCCTCAGTCATCTGGCCTGTCCCAACATAACTGCAGTCCGATCGAGGGCAAGCCATCTGACCAGGATAACCATCAGCACAGTCAGACTCGggggaggccattcacctgcactgtgtgtgggaagggattcactcggCCATCCCATCTGCAGGCTCACTGGCGAGTTCACACCGAGGAGCGACCTTTCAACTGCCCGGACTGTGGGAAATGCTTTAAAAGTTCCGCGGAGCTGATGCGCCATCGGCgcgtccacactggggagagaccgttcaggtGCTCGCACTGTGGGATTGGCTTCAGGCAGTCCTCTCACCTCATTAAGCACAAGAgagtccacaccggggagaagccgttcacctgctcagtgtgcggGAAGGGTTTCAGTCACTCGTTCaatctgctgacccaccagcgcgttcacaccggggagaggccgttttcCTGCTTGAAGTGTGGTGAGGTATTCACGCAGTCCTCCAGCCTGATAAGACACCAGCAGACTCACAGCAGGGccaggccattcacctgctccaagtgtgggaagggatttgcTCAGTTAACCAGCCTGCTGAAGCACCAACCAGTTCACACTCGGGAGAAATCCTTCACCtgctccgagtgtgggaaggggttcactTGGTTGTCCaacctgctgaaacaccagcagGTTCACGCCCTGGGCACTTCGCTCACCtgctccaagtgtgggaaggggttcaaTCGGGCAAGCTCCCTGCTGTTACACCAGCGAGGGCACACCAGGGAGAGGGCGTTCACCTGCGCCTTGTGTGAGAAGGGATTCACTCGGCCGTCCCATCTCCAAGCTCACCTGcgggttcacactgaggagagaccGTTTGAATGCCAGGACTGTGGGACGTGCTTCAAAAGTTCCGGGGAACTGATGCGCCACCGGCGTGTTCACACCGACGAGAGGCCGTTCAAGTGCCCTCACTGTGGACTTGGGTTCAGGCAATCCTCTCACCTCGCTAAACACCAGAGcgttcacaccggggagaagccattcacctgctctgtgtgtgggaaggggttcactCGATCGtgcaatctgctgaggcaccagcgagttcacaccggggagaggccttTTACCTGCTCCAAATGTGGCAAGAGTTTCACTCAGTCATCCAGTGTGATGAGACACCAGCGAGTGCACCAGTAA